Proteins encoded by one window of Gambusia affinis linkage group LG17, SWU_Gaff_1.0, whole genome shotgun sequence:
- the ccdc80l2 gene encoding coiled-coil domain-containing protein 80, giving the protein MLHLCTSHHLVLLLALWSLSCTGLITAWPGIPGSKPKADLDPNVRDWGDYSDLPAGIEHGLGLEEDREHEENRGVREPSSNLAPELDFLADFIGKKRLWVITAPSHNDNYLRMMEKQLEDVEQKGLNCRLAERDTFIITIIQNAMMEGRIQKTTFQGDATVENLDPDTATKLLHYLELSSQEQTFTMLVMKKNLQISERFPYPVRVEAILELIDQFPVRKLEKMTRKGSNLRCKTSKKKVVMKRKKKMKKVVLSPQRAGDVTLVVASQRQPLDKKAALRSKIQEILNGRSRFVIRKTPAGSTRGKASNSDNLETSKVSSGVQSVPQTDEKVKKDRPPSSIEKRKEKNGGQNTKNKEEPNIKTETEKKHSTKKKGKGKKGKKGKGRGKKSSRAVSEEDKTALRIFLDSMRGSRRLMLISTPSRDTTLYIQQTEENKKQHCELAIRKITVATIVGEGSDATISVQHQQLESDRPLKDQSEQDFDSRLIPLLRAELGLSSSDLFSMTVTDYDIKPKRVFEAPPSSPALFEYIDNFPSRYSEKEKERKSPAICSKDIQTPEVENSLLRFMSKRRLLLISAPSEDDYSFQQQISALSGQECQLGIRHFALLKLTGNGQKASGTVELYPINGRSQSEVESLSRDVVNNLREQLKISKDYFSMLVVGKDSDVKAWFSSPMWSLDNIYDLVDSMELRIQEANLQMSLGIQCPEDIGRGGGEARHYTGYDEDRAEETYLYHQSEN; this is encoded by the exons ATGTTGCATTTGTGTACTTCACACCACCTTGTGTTGCTACTTGCTTTGTGGAGCCTCAGCTGCACAGGTTTGATCACAGCTTGGCCAGGCATTCCTGGAAGTAAGCCAAAGGCTGATTTGGACCCAAATGTGAGAGACTGGGGAGATTACTCAGATCTCCCAGCTGGAATTGAACACGGACTTGGACTGGAAGAGGACAGAgaacatgaagaaaacagaggagTCAGGGAACCGTCATCCAACTTGGCTCCTGAGCTGGATTTCCTGGCTGACTTTATAG GTAAGAAGCGGCTGTGGGTGATAACTGCTCCGTCACACAATGATAACTACCTACGGATGATGGAAAAACAGCTTGAAGACGTGGAGCAG AAAGGGCTGAACTGCCGTTTAGCAGAAAGAGACACATTCATCATAACCATCATCCAGAATGCCATGATGGAAGGTCGCATccagaaaacaacttttcaagGAGATGCAACAGTGGAGAACCTGGATCCTGACACTGCTACCAAACTGCTTCATTACCTGGAGCTTTCCAGCCAA gagCAAACCTTCACCATGCTGGTCATGAAGAAGAACCTCCAGATCAGCGAACGTTTTCCCTATCCAGTCCGTGTTGAGGCAATTTTGGAGCTCATTGATCAGTTCCCAGTGAGGAAACTGGAGAAGATGACCAGAAAAGGATCAAACTTAAG GTGTAAAACCTCAAAAAAGAAGGTtgtaatgaaaagaaaaaagaagatgaagaaggtGGTGCTGAGTCCCCAGAGAGCGGGAGACGTGACTTTAGTTGTGGCTTCACAAAGACAACCCTTGGACAAAAAGGCTGCGCTGAGAAGTAAGATTCAGGAAATACTCAATGGCAGGTCAAGGTTTGTGATTCGTAAGACGCCTGCTGGATCCACAAGAGGAAAGGCGTCAAACAGTGATAACTTGGAAACCTCCAAAGTGTCCAGTGGAGTCCAGTCTGTTCCACAGACTGATGAGAAAGTGAAGAAAGACAG GCCTCCTTCTTCcattgaaaaaagaaaggaaaaaaatggaggacaaaacacaaaaaacaaagaagaaccAAATATAAAGACAGAGACGGAGAAGAAACATAGCACAAAGAAAAAGGgtaaagggaaaaaaggaaagaaagggaagggaagagggaaaaaatCCAGCAGAGCAGTGAGTGAAGAGGATAAAACAGCTCTGAGAATATTTTTGGACAGTATGAGAGGGTCCAGAAGGCTGATG CTGATCTCGACGCCCAGCAGGGACACAACTCTGTACATTCAGCAGACTGAGGAGAACAAAAAGCAGCACTGTGAACTCGCCATCAGGAAGATAACCGTGGCGACCATTGTGGGAGAAGGAAGTGATGCCACGATCTCTGTGCAGCACCAGCAGCTCG AGTCTGACCGTCCTCTTAAGGATCAATCAGAGCAAGATTTTGACTCACGTCTGATCCCTCTGTTAAGAGCAGAGCTCGGCTTGTCCTCCTCCGATCTCTTCTCAATGACTGTCACGGATTATGACATCAAACCTAAA AGAGTCTTTGAGGCTCCTCCATCAAGCCCAGCTCTGTTCGAGTATATTGACAACTTTCCCTCCAGGTACtctgagaaagagaaagaaaggaaaagccCTGCTATTTGCTCCAAAGACATACAAACACCTGAGGTTGAGAACTCACTGCTCAG ATTTATGTCTAAGCGGAGGCTGCTCCTGATTTCTGCTCCCTCAGAAGACGATTACTCTTTCCAACAGCAGATTTCTGCTCTCAGTGGTCAAGAGTGTCAACTGG GTATCCGACACTTTGCTTTGTTGAAATTGACTGGAAACGGACAAAAAGCTTCAGGGACTGTTGAGCTATATCCTATAAATG GTCGCAGTCAGAGTGAGGTGGAGTCATTATCTCGTGATGTGGTCAACAACCTGAGAGAACAGCTGAAAATCAGTAAGGACTATTTCAGCATGCTGGTTGTGGGGAAGGACAGCGATGTCAAGGCATGGTTCTCGTCACCTATGTGGTCCCTGGACAACATCTACGACCTGGTGGACTCTATGGAGCTTCGTATCCAGGAAGCAAACCTCCAGATGAGCTTGGGGATCCAGTGTCCCGAGGACATAGGAAGAGGAGGCGGTGAAGCAAGACACTATACTGGATATGATGAAGACCGGGCTGAAGAAACATACTTATATCACCAATCAGAGAACTAA